A single window of Chloroflexota bacterium DNA harbors:
- a CDS encoding carbohydrate kinase family protein: protein MTSSLSLDVVGLGYCAWDYLGIIDHIPEFDSPTANLEDFATSGGGPVATALVTLARLGVRTGFIGVIGDDEPGLRCKQAFEQEGVDIQRLRVQVGARTPICMILVQSGSGRRVILCYRGTCPQVELQPEDCSYITTARFLHLDGHHMSAAILAARAMHEAGGTVVLDANRPRPHLDELLPWVDILITNAYFPTAYIGQQDLDHAAQFLLQTGARLVVTTLGEKGCKCFTAEGQCHIPGFSVPIVDTTGAGDAFHGAFIYGLLQNWPLEQTARFANAVAALNCTALGGRAALPRLEQVVAFLQSAGRWNGITTCQP from the coding sequence ATGACCTCTTCCCTTTCCCTGGACGTGGTTGGCCTGGGCTATTGTGCCTGGGATTATCTAGGCATTATTGACCACATTCCCGAATTTGACTCCCCCACCGCAAATCTGGAGGATTTCGCTACCTCGGGCGGTGGCCCTGTGGCTACAGCGCTGGTGACTCTCGCCAGGCTGGGAGTCCGAACTGGCTTTATTGGTGTCATCGGGGATGATGAGCCGGGTCTGCGCTGCAAACAAGCCTTTGAACAAGAAGGAGTGGATATCCAGCGCCTGCGGGTCCAGGTAGGCGCGCGCACTCCCATCTGCATGATCCTCGTACAATCTGGCAGCGGACGGCGCGTTATCCTGTGCTATCGAGGCACGTGCCCGCAAGTGGAACTGCAGCCAGAAGATTGCTCGTACATCACTACTGCGCGGTTCTTGCACCTGGATGGGCACCATATGAGCGCTGCTATCTTAGCCGCAAGAGCCATGCACGAGGCTGGCGGCACGGTCGTGCTCGATGCCAACAGGCCTCGCCCCCACCTGGATGAACTCTTGCCCTGGGTGGACATATTGATCACCAACGCCTACTTCCCCACAGCATACATTGGTCAGCAGGACCTAGACCATGCTGCTCAATTTTTGCTTCAGACGGGTGCACGGCTCGTAGTAACCACTTTGGGAGAAAAAGGATGTAAGTGCTTTACAGCCGAAGGACAGTGTCACATACCCGGCTTCTCAGTGCCTATCGTAGACACCACCGGAGCTGGCGATGCTTTCCATGGTGCTTTCATCTATGGATTGCTGCAGAATTGGCCCTTGGAGCAAACAGCCCGTTTTGCCAACGCGGTAGCAGCCCTTAACTGCACAGCCCTGGGCGGCCGAGCAGCATTGCCCCGATTAGAGCAGGTCGTCGCTTTTCTGCAGAGTGCTGGTAGGTGGAATGGAATAACAACTTGCCAACCTTGA
- the ligA gene encoding NAD-dependent DNA ligase LigA: MSGDIRQRIEHLRQLIRHHDYLYYVLDAPEISDAEYDALMRELRELEAAYPELVTPDSPTQRVGGEAREQFVKVRHPAPILSLGNAFDSDEVRAWHERIRKLLPVDAKLQFVVEPKIDGLTVVLHYEDGLFTLGATRGDGETGEDITANLRTVPSVPLRIPVHADGPPPPRRLAVRGEAYMRISDFEELNRSQQEKGEKTFANPRNAAAGSLRQLDPAVTASRPLRLFTYAVVASEGVELRTQWEVLHYLMDMGFPVNPDIALFDDLEQAIAYSEQWMRKRNTLTYEVDGVVIKINDLAIQESLGVVGKDPRGMIAFKFPAREATTRLKELGINVGRTGTLNPFAILEPVQLGGVTIERATLHNFEDIARKDIRVGDMVVVKRAGDVIPQVEKPIVELRTGEEKVITIPQNCPACGAPTLKPEGEVAVYCVNPACPAQAVQRIIHWASTMDIEGFGERLAQLFVDHGLLHDFADFYYLKREDILRLPGFADKSTDNLLAAIEASKDRPLARVIAALGIRGVGSIVAETLAQRFHSLEELSHASVEELQSIPGLGPVNASNIAAFFASDQTRQLLEKLKRAGVKMEEEAAPRAVAGPLAGKIFVITGTLPTLTREQATQLIEANGGKVVDSVSRKTDYLLVGENPGSKYAKARELGIPMIDEAQLRTMIVANPGTKGAA, encoded by the coding sequence ATGTCGGGCGATATTCGACAACGCATCGAGCATCTGCGTCAGTTGATTCGACACCATGACTATCTATATTATGTCTTAGATGCACCAGAAATTAGCGATGCAGAATATGATGCCCTGATGCGCGAATTGCGCGAACTGGAAGCGGCGTATCCCGAGCTCGTTACGCCAGATTCTCCAACGCAGCGCGTTGGAGGAGAGGCACGAGAGCAGTTTGTCAAGGTGCGACACCCCGCGCCGATCCTCAGCCTAGGCAATGCTTTTGATAGCGACGAAGTACGCGCCTGGCACGAACGCATCCGAAAACTACTGCCAGTGGATGCGAAACTGCAGTTCGTCGTCGAACCCAAGATCGACGGCTTGACCGTGGTCCTGCACTATGAGGATGGACTTTTCACGTTGGGAGCCACACGAGGGGATGGCGAAACAGGCGAGGACATCACAGCAAACCTCCGCACCGTCCCTTCTGTGCCCCTGCGTATACCTGTACATGCTGACGGCCCACCCCCTCCACGAAGATTGGCAGTGCGCGGCGAAGCCTATATGCGCATCAGCGACTTTGAGGAATTGAACCGCAGCCAGCAGGAAAAGGGTGAGAAGACCTTTGCCAATCCGCGCAACGCTGCAGCGGGCAGCCTACGACAGCTTGATCCCGCCGTTACTGCATCCCGCCCATTGCGCCTGTTCACTTATGCCGTGGTAGCTAGCGAGGGTGTAGAGCTGCGTACACAATGGGAAGTACTCCACTACCTGATGGACATGGGGTTCCCAGTGAATCCGGATATAGCGCTCTTCGATGATCTGGAGCAGGCGATAGCCTACAGCGAGCAGTGGATGCGGAAGCGCAACACACTAACCTATGAAGTGGACGGGGTGGTGATCAAAATCAATGACCTGGCCATACAAGAAAGCCTGGGTGTAGTGGGCAAAGACCCACGAGGGATGATCGCGTTCAAATTCCCGGCTCGTGAAGCGACCACTCGCCTGAAGGAGTTGGGCATCAATGTCGGGCGAACGGGCACATTGAACCCCTTCGCCATATTAGAACCAGTGCAGCTTGGTGGCGTGACCATCGAGCGTGCTACACTGCATAATTTCGAGGACATCGCGCGAAAGGATATCCGCGTGGGCGATATGGTGGTCGTCAAACGCGCTGGTGACGTCATCCCCCAGGTGGAGAAACCAATTGTTGAGCTTCGGACAGGCGAGGAAAAAGTCATCACGATTCCTCAAAATTGCCCTGCCTGTGGGGCACCCACGCTCAAACCAGAGGGGGAGGTGGCGGTTTATTGCGTCAACCCGGCGTGTCCAGCACAGGCAGTGCAACGCATCATACACTGGGCCAGCACGATGGACATCGAGGGCTTTGGCGAACGCCTGGCGCAACTTTTCGTGGATCATGGCTTGTTACATGATTTTGCGGATTTTTACTATCTGAAACGAGAAGACATCTTGAGACTCCCGGGCTTTGCCGATAAAAGCACCGACAACCTGCTTGCTGCTATCGAGGCCAGCAAAGACCGCCCACTGGCTCGCGTGATTGCCGCGTTAGGTATCCGAGGTGTTGGTAGCATCGTGGCAGAAACCCTTGCCCAGCGCTTTCACTCCTTAGAAGAGCTCAGCCACGCTTCTGTAGAGGAATTGCAGAGCATCCCGGGGTTAGGACCAGTCAATGCATCCAACATTGCTGCCTTCTTTGCCAGCGACCAAACTCGCCAGTTGCTGGAGAAACTGAAACGAGCCGGAGTGAAAATGGAGGAAGAGGCAGCACCGCGCGCAGTGGCAGGCCCACTGGCTGGCAAGATCTTTGTCATCACGGGTACGCTGCCCACCTTGACCCGAGAGCAAGCCACGCAACTCATCGAAGCGAATGGGGGCAAGGTTGTGGACAGTGTGAGTAGAAAGACAGATTATCTGCTGGTCGGAGAGAACCCGGGCAGCAAGTATGCCAAGGCGCGCGAACTGGGCATTCCCATGATTGACGAAGCACAACTCCGAACCATGATTGTCGCAAACCCAGGGACAAAAGGAGCAGCATAA